From Pedobacter indicus, a single genomic window includes:
- a CDS encoding phosphoenolpyruvate carboxylase, with amino-acid sequence MRIEKQETVYQNEVLTRFELYNSLFQTLPFQKIKYTGALLPFFTLHCEREVENQVDPKTIIEDFFEKYGQYQQDMDAVDLLFRIIQYIERRVVLFDAIEDAAFVKTGRSEDAYLLGSLVKQAAANETLNEKIIEKLKNFSLRLVLTAHPTQFYPGEVLGIITDLTEALKKNDLDNIVLLLQQLGKTPFIKKEKPTPVDEAISLAWFLENVFYPVISTIRKQLGNNFESLESKDQIIQLGFWPGGDRDGNPNVSVESTKEVSALLRTILFRAYYRDFRVLKRRITFRGVEKYMSNLQQILYENSFNPSPEPENVKPYIIENLESIRDVLDGQHNGLFTELVDDLALKVKTFGCYFASLDIRQDSSILRKAHQVVRDQTYPAELNKDRFDDLSEQEKNDSLQFRETSISLTDIEDPLVFDTFEVIKYIKRMQEAGGELACHRFIISNCQYASDILQLMELFLANGWTIEELPIDFVPLFETVDDLERAANVMTTLYSHPVYQKHIQKRKGQTIMLGFSDSTKDGGYLRANWSIYKAKVELTAVSREHEVDLTFFDGRGGPPARGGGKTQAFYASMGTEVENNHIQLTIQGQTISSLYGSFDTAHYNIEQLLQAGLASTLNPRPGDTLNDSEKSLIESMAEVSHKKFLDLRHHPLFLEYLEEKSPLKFLSEINISSRPVKRNGNSKLRLEDLRAISFVTSWSQLKQGIPGFYGVGSALEHAEKTGKWDAVQALYRSSGMFKTIIDNCSMAMSKINFNITSHLAEDEKYGEFWKVMKEEYDRTKKYLVKISNGDTLMDEFPVDRESIAMRERIILPLVVIQHYSIQKLSEIDESDPMHEVYSKLITRTIFGIVNAGRNLA; translated from the coding sequence ATGAGAATTGAAAAGCAAGAAACAGTTTACCAGAACGAGGTACTTACTCGCTTTGAGTTATATAATAGCTTATTTCAGACATTACCTTTCCAAAAGATCAAGTATACAGGGGCATTGCTTCCATTTTTTACATTACATTGTGAGCGGGAAGTAGAAAACCAAGTAGACCCGAAGACCATCATCGAAGATTTCTTTGAGAAATACGGGCAGTACCAACAGGATATGGACGCGGTGGATCTCTTATTTCGGATTATCCAATACATTGAGAGGCGTGTTGTTTTGTTTGATGCCATAGAAGATGCGGCCTTTGTCAAGACTGGGCGTTCTGAAGACGCCTATTTACTAGGTAGTTTGGTTAAGCAAGCAGCTGCTAACGAAACCTTGAACGAAAAGATAATCGAAAAGTTAAAGAACTTTTCGCTACGACTGGTATTGACGGCTCACCCGACTCAATTTTATCCGGGTGAGGTTTTAGGGATTATTACCGATCTGACAGAGGCACTTAAAAAGAATGATCTCGATAATATCGTATTGCTTCTACAGCAATTAGGTAAAACACCTTTTATAAAGAAAGAAAAACCAACACCAGTGGATGAGGCAATCAGTTTGGCCTGGTTTCTGGAAAATGTTTTTTATCCGGTGATTTCAACAATTCGGAAACAATTGGGGAACAACTTCGAGAGTCTTGAGTCTAAGGATCAAATTATCCAGTTAGGCTTTTGGCCGGGAGGTGACCGTGATGGAAATCCTAACGTAAGTGTCGAAAGTACAAAGGAGGTATCCGCACTTCTACGAACTATTTTGTTTCGCGCATATTATCGTGATTTTCGTGTTCTCAAACGTCGGATTACGTTCCGAGGGGTAGAGAAATACATGAGCAATTTGCAGCAAATCCTTTATGAAAACAGCTTCAACCCCTCTCCGGAACCCGAAAACGTAAAACCTTATATCATTGAAAACCTTGAGTCGATTCGGGATGTATTGGATGGTCAGCATAACGGTTTGTTTACTGAATTGGTAGATGATCTTGCGTTGAAGGTAAAAACCTTTGGTTGTTATTTTGCAAGTCTGGATATTCGTCAAGACAGCAGCATTCTCCGCAAAGCACATCAAGTAGTCCGGGATCAAACTTACCCGGCAGAATTAAACAAGGATCGGTTTGATGATCTGTCCGAACAGGAGAAGAATGATTCTCTTCAATTTAGGGAAACCAGCATATCATTGACTGATATTGAAGATCCATTGGTTTTCGATACGTTTGAAGTTATAAAGTATATTAAACGAATGCAGGAAGCTGGCGGTGAGTTGGCCTGCCATCGTTTTATTATTAGCAATTGTCAATATGCTTCTGATATATTGCAGCTAATGGAGCTTTTCTTGGCCAATGGGTGGACGATTGAGGAATTGCCGATTGATTTTGTTCCGCTTTTTGAAACAGTAGATGATCTGGAGCGTGCCGCAAACGTGATGACGACGCTCTATTCTCATCCGGTTTATCAAAAGCATATTCAGAAGAGAAAAGGTCAAACGATCATGCTCGGCTTCTCAGACAGTACCAAAGATGGAGGATATCTTAGAGCGAATTGGTCCATATATAAGGCAAAAGTAGAACTTACAGCTGTGTCCAGAGAGCATGAAGTGGATTTAACATTCTTCGATGGAAGGGGAGGGCCTCCTGCCAGAGGTGGTGGTAAAACACAGGCGTTTTATGCGTCGATGGGTACTGAAGTTGAAAATAACCATATTCAGCTCACTATTCAAGGGCAAACGATCAGTAGTCTATATGGTTCTTTCGACACTGCACACTACAATATCGAACAACTATTGCAAGCTGGCCTGGCTTCGACCCTAAATCCGAGACCCGGAGATACCTTAAATGACAGCGAAAAGTCTTTGATCGAATCAATGGCAGAGGTGAGTCATAAAAAATTCCTTGACTTGCGGCATCATCCGTTATTCTTAGAATATCTAGAGGAAAAGAGTCCGTTAAAGTTCTTGTCAGAGATCAATATCAGCAGTAGACCAGTTAAGAGGAACGGAAACAGTAAGTTACGTTTAGAAGACCTTCGGGCAATTAGTTTTGTAACTTCCTGGAGCCAACTTAAACAAGGGATACCTGGTTTCTATGGTGTAGGCTCAGCACTGGAACATGCAGAAAAAACGGGTAAGTGGGATGCTGTTCAGGCACTTTACAGAAGCTCTGGTATGTTTAAAACCATTATAGACAATTGCTCTATGGCCATGTCGAAGATTAATTTCAATATCACCTCTCACTTAGCGGAAGACGAAAAATATGGAGAATTTTGGAAGGTAATGAAAGAAGAATATGACCGTACCAAGAAGTATCTTGTTAAAATAAGCAATGGTGATACCTTAATGGATGAATTTCCAGTTGATCGGGAGTCTATTGCTATGCGCGAGCGAATCATATTGCCGTTAGTTGTTATTCAACATTACTCGATACAGAAATTAAGCGAAATAGACGAAAGTGACCCTATGCATGAGGTCTATTCAAAACTAATAACACGTACAATTTTCGGTATTGTCAATGCAGGAAGAAATCTGGCTTAG
- a CDS encoding FUSC family protein, with translation MIKKADFLHFLHGQDFANGLRISFGTIIPALVGFYFGDLGTGIAISLGALYASIADTPGPAAHRRNALLATLLLVFLMTLLTQFVNGHPILLVLELMVFCFLFSMLAAYGPRAAAVGTTAMLIIFLNIEPPDGGHNIIEYSAFITLGSGWYALLSLSLTQVMPYRLAQQELAETVREVATFIQIKSEFYDPTSDINNSYKKLIDQQIKINTHLHSLREILFKSKLIVKDPTPIGRTLILVFSDIIDLFEKAMSTQFNYDEIRGKFGDTEALKEIRFTLIRLSNELHNFGYFLAANSRPKMLFNLQSDLENLKEVIDNTTTNEDENTFFLKKVLINIRSISRRTQTLYTYFQSKEVDTQRNIGDISKFVSHDTIDLKIFRNNLTLKSDIFRHAIRTSVVMVVAFVLAYLSNFGQHINWILLTILVILKPGWSLTRERNFQRLVGTIVGGGVGIILLIWVKDPTARFFMLLVFMVLTYSIIRINYILGVIFMTPYLLIMFSFLGEGTVDVARERIFATFIGCGLAFISSYIILPSWEGEQIQKYMKKLLIANYNYFIKIPETLVNSELTETDYKLARKEVYVASANMASAYQRMITEPKSKQKNSKSLNKFIVVNHLFTSHTANLIDAVRSTDHSDISGRPVRNLKRTAVKMENLIGLFEDDRKDPFIPAEINLPENLLTDQVNTQEKTFLISQTRELRRITDDLRRSSDIVLGILPEHETAPAEEIKELVADHPPIIKN, from the coding sequence ATGATAAAAAAGGCAGATTTCTTACACTTTTTGCACGGTCAGGATTTTGCAAACGGTTTACGGATATCTTTCGGGACAATCATACCAGCCTTAGTAGGCTTCTACTTTGGAGATTTAGGAACGGGTATTGCAATTTCGCTGGGCGCTTTGTATGCAAGTATTGCGGATACGCCCGGACCAGCTGCCCATCGGCGCAATGCACTTTTGGCGACCTTGCTCCTGGTATTTTTGATGACGCTATTAACGCAGTTTGTGAATGGACATCCTATCTTGCTCGTTTTGGAGCTCATGGTCTTCTGCTTCTTGTTTTCTATGCTCGCAGCCTATGGTCCAAGGGCGGCAGCCGTAGGTACGACAGCCATGCTGATCATCTTCCTGAACATTGAACCGCCCGATGGGGGTCATAATATTATCGAATATTCTGCATTTATCACACTCGGTAGTGGGTGGTACGCCTTACTCAGTCTTTCATTGACGCAAGTCATGCCTTATCGGCTTGCGCAACAAGAATTGGCTGAAACGGTCCGTGAGGTTGCCACATTTATTCAAATAAAATCAGAGTTCTATGATCCGACAAGCGATATTAATAATTCGTACAAAAAGCTAATAGATCAGCAAATAAAAATAAACACCCATCTACATAGTCTAAGGGAGATTCTTTTTAAAAGTAAATTGATAGTTAAGGACCCGACACCTATTGGGCGGACCTTGATATTAGTATTTTCAGACATCATCGACCTTTTTGAAAAGGCCATGTCGACCCAATTCAATTATGACGAAATAAGGGGCAAATTTGGCGATACGGAAGCATTAAAAGAAATCAGGTTTACATTAATACGCCTGTCTAATGAGTTACACAATTTCGGCTACTTTTTAGCGGCAAATAGCCGACCTAAAATGCTCTTTAACCTGCAAAGTGATCTGGAAAACCTGAAAGAGGTTATTGATAATACAACGACAAATGAGGATGAGAATACATTCTTCCTTAAGAAGGTATTGATTAATATAAGGAGTATTTCCAGGAGAACGCAAACCTTGTACACGTATTTCCAGAGCAAGGAAGTAGATACTCAACGCAATATTGGTGATATCAGCAAATTTGTATCGCACGACACAATCGACCTGAAAATCTTTCGTAATAACCTTACATTAAAATCGGATATTTTCAGGCATGCCATAAGAACATCTGTCGTGATGGTTGTAGCTTTTGTTTTAGCATACCTCAGTAACTTTGGACAACATATCAACTGGATTCTTTTAACGATCCTCGTTATTTTAAAACCAGGTTGGAGCCTAACACGAGAAAGGAATTTTCAAAGATTAGTTGGCACCATCGTAGGGGGTGGTGTGGGGATTATCTTGCTAATTTGGGTAAAAGACCCGACCGCTCGTTTCTTTATGTTGCTTGTCTTCATGGTATTGACCTATAGCATAATACGAATAAACTATATCTTAGGAGTCATCTTTATGACACCTTATCTTTTGATCATGTTTAGCTTTTTGGGCGAAGGGACAGTTGATGTCGCGCGTGAACGTATCTTTGCAACTTTCATTGGGTGTGGTCTTGCGTTTATATCCAGCTATATTATTCTGCCTAGTTGGGAGGGCGAGCAGATTCAGAAATATATGAAAAAGCTCCTTATAGCTAACTATAATTATTTCATAAAAATCCCGGAGACATTAGTCAACAGCGAGCTGACCGAAACAGATTACAAATTGGCTAGAAAAGAAGTGTATGTTGCTAGTGCAAACATGGCTTCGGCTTATCAGCGAATGATTACAGAGCCTAAAAGTAAGCAGAAAAACTCGAAAAGCTTGAATAAATTTATTGTTGTTAACCATTTATTCACTTCCCATACCGCAAATCTGATCGACGCAGTAAGGTCTACCGATCATTCGGATATTAGTGGAAGGCCGGTAAGAAACCTGAAACGGACGGCTGTAAAAATGGAAAACCTGATCGGTCTATTTGAAGATGACCGTAAAGACCCGTTCATACCTGCTGAGATCAATTTACCGGAAAACCTGCTAACAGACCAGGTTAACACCCAGGAAAAAACTTTCCTTATATCACAGACGCGAGAACTGAGGCGCATTACAGATGACCTACGACGGAGTTCGGATATTGTACTTGGAATACTTCCTGAACACGAAACAGCACCCGCAGAAGAAATTAAAGAGTTGGTGGCCGACCACCCGCCTATCATCAAAAATTAA
- a CDS encoding WbqC family protein, which yields MEKGVLLPLFYLGPIEYFSKIKESPEVNIEKFEHFPKQTYRNRASIHSPNGKLDLTIPIRKGSRVHTKMKDVRISYDADWQRLHWRSLQTSYRSSSYFEYYEDDFAPFYHQKIEFLFDFNLSLFELCLKLLKLNPTLAYTEEYIQTPSNLLNFRDTISPKKQSDFISKPYFQVFEDQHEFLPNLSIVDLLFSQGPQSKQFL from the coding sequence ATGGAAAAAGGTGTTCTTTTACCGCTGTTCTATCTAGGGCCGATTGAGTATTTCAGTAAAATTAAGGAGTCGCCTGAGGTGAATATTGAAAAATTTGAACACTTCCCGAAGCAAACCTATCGCAACCGTGCTTCTATCCACTCTCCTAACGGAAAGCTTGATTTAACTATACCCATCCGCAAAGGGTCGCGTGTACATACCAAAATGAAGGATGTACGCATCAGCTATGACGCCGATTGGCAGCGTCTGCATTGGCGGAGTTTGCAAACCTCATATAGAAGCTCTTCTTATTTCGAATATTACGAAGATGACTTTGCACCATTTTACCATCAAAAAATAGAGTTTCTTTTTGACTTTAACTTGTCCTTATTCGAGCTGTGCCTTAAACTTTTGAAACTCAACCCAACACTAGCCTATACAGAAGAATATATACAGACACCCAGTAACCTGCTAAATTTTCGAGACACAATCAGTCCGAAAAAGCAGAGCGATTTTATTTCCAAACCGTATTTTCAGGTATTCGAAGATCAACATGAATTTTTACCAAACCTTAGTATCGTCGATCTTCTTTTTAGCCAAGGACCGCAAAGTAAACAATTTTTGTAG
- a CDS encoding lysophospholipid acyltransferase family protein: MPRFKEYMDVQSRILSFFIYLCSLLPFWLLYVLSDILYLGLYYIVGYRREVVSTNLKKSFPDKSQDELVEVEKKFYRFLADLIVENIKMTSMSVNESKKRLKLLNKDVVLNYLDRKQPVILVTGHYANWEWGIHALSLMSSYPSLIVYKPLTNKVFEKVYNKIRERFGAIMVPMKQTLRKILEFQNQSHTSVFLADQTPLRSESKHFISFLNQPTLMYLGIEKIAKKLNYPIIYCHIDRIKRGYYTCEFTNLVDKPAECPDSQITDIHSVFLEKIIQKKPELWLWSHKRWKHKPHA, from the coding sequence TTGCCCCGATTTAAAGAATACATGGACGTGCAATCCCGAATATTGTCATTTTTTATTTACCTCTGTTCTCTACTCCCTTTTTGGTTGCTATATGTCCTGTCTGATATTCTCTATCTTGGTTTATACTATATCGTTGGATATCGACGCGAAGTAGTTTCTACGAACTTAAAGAAGTCCTTCCCTGATAAGAGTCAAGATGAATTAGTTGAGGTCGAAAAGAAGTTTTATCGTTTTTTGGCTGATTTAATCGTAGAAAATATAAAAATGACGAGCATGTCAGTCAACGAGTCGAAAAAACGCCTGAAGCTTCTAAATAAAGATGTAGTTTTGAATTACTTGGATAGAAAACAACCAGTTATCCTGGTTACCGGACATTACGCCAACTGGGAATGGGGCATCCATGCTTTATCCTTGATGTCGTCCTACCCTTCATTGATCGTTTACAAACCACTTACTAATAAGGTCTTTGAAAAGGTTTACAACAAGATACGAGAGCGTTTTGGTGCGATTATGGTACCTATGAAGCAAACGCTGAGAAAAATACTGGAATTTCAGAACCAGTCGCATACCAGTGTATTCTTGGCTGATCAAACTCCGCTACGTAGTGAATCAAAACACTTTATCTCTTTTTTAAATCAGCCTACACTGATGTATCTTGGAATTGAGAAAATCGCTAAAAAACTGAATTATCCGATAATCTATTGTCACATCGATCGTATTAAAAGAGGGTATTATACTTGTGAATTCACGAATCTGGTTGATAAACCAGCAGAATGCCCCGACAGCCAGATAACGGATATACATTCTGTGTTTTTGGAGAAAATAATCCAAAAAAAACCTGAACTTTGGTTATGGTCACATAAACGTTGGAAACATAAACCTCATGCATAA
- a CDS encoding glycosyltransferase family 2 protein — translation MHKYPSVAIAILNWNGRFHLESFLPSVYNSTYPNLEFIIGDNGSTDDSIEFIKTNYPLIRIIENDTNYGFAEGYNRVLEKVEADYFILLNSDVEVTDNWIEPMIEAMEADPMIAAAQPKIRSWSLKTSFEHAGAAGGFIDLYGYPFCRGRIMDTVELDTGQYDDSQEVFWATGAALFIRKDCWKEVGGFDPDFFAHMEEIDLCWRLKRKKYKIWYCSESEVYHVGGGTLDKTNPQKTFLNFRNNLFMILKNARFPKTTIFIRLWLDLIALLRFAVSGKFGDARAVSKAHVDFFRNYSKMKKKRSEIGDPFKVSEIYRGLIVWAFFVQGKKRFHDLDKRKFS, via the coding sequence ATGCATAAATATCCCAGTGTAGCGATCGCGATTTTAAATTGGAACGGGAGATTTCATCTTGAAAGTTTTCTTCCTTCTGTCTACAATAGCACCTATCCTAATTTGGAATTTATAATCGGTGATAATGGTTCTACTGATGATTCAATCGAATTTATAAAGACGAATTATCCTTTAATCCGAATTATTGAGAACGATACAAATTACGGGTTCGCGGAAGGATATAATCGTGTTTTGGAAAAAGTTGAAGCAGATTACTTTATTTTATTGAACTCCGATGTAGAAGTTACCGACAATTGGATTGAACCGATGATTGAAGCGATGGAAGCGGATCCGATGATTGCGGCCGCTCAACCTAAAATACGTTCATGGTCATTAAAAACCTCGTTTGAACATGCTGGCGCGGCGGGCGGATTCATCGATCTATATGGTTACCCTTTCTGCAGAGGTCGCATAATGGATACGGTTGAACTAGACACGGGACAATACGACGATTCGCAGGAAGTTTTTTGGGCAACGGGAGCGGCGTTATTTATCCGCAAAGACTGTTGGAAAGAGGTTGGAGGATTCGATCCGGATTTTTTCGCTCATATGGAAGAAATCGACCTGTGTTGGAGGTTAAAAAGAAAAAAATATAAGATTTGGTATTGTTCCGAATCTGAGGTTTACCATGTTGGTGGAGGAACACTTGATAAAACCAATCCGCAGAAAACATTCTTAAATTTCCGGAATAATCTCTTTATGATTCTTAAAAACGCGCGCTTTCCAAAAACAACGATTTTTATTCGCTTGTGGCTGGACCTAATAGCTTTATTACGATTTGCCGTATCAGGCAAGTTTGGCGATGCAAGAGCCGTTAGCAAAGCACACGTCGATTTTTTCCGGAACTACAGCAAAATGAAAAAGAAGAGATCAGAAATTGGAGACCCGTTTAAGGTAAGTGAGATTTACCGAGGGCTAATTGTTTGGGCCTTTTTCGTTCAAGGCAAAAAAAGATTTCATGATCTGGATAAACGAAAGTTCTCTTAA
- the aroQ gene encoding type II 3-dehydroquinate dehydratase: protein MKIQIINGPNLNLLGKREPEVYGSKSFEDYLNELSAAFPQHEIFYFQSNSEGEIIDKIHEVGFDVDGIVLNAGAFTHTSLAIADAIASISSPVVEVHISNVHAREACRHHTFMAKNCLGVISGFGLESYRLAIQGLAVAKR from the coding sequence ATGAAAATACAAATCATTAACGGTCCTAATCTGAATTTGCTTGGAAAACGCGAACCTGAAGTTTATGGGAGCAAGTCTTTTGAGGACTATCTTAATGAATTATCAGCAGCTTTCCCTCAACACGAAATTTTTTATTTTCAAAGTAATAGTGAGGGCGAAATTATTGATAAAATTCATGAAGTGGGGTTTGATGTAGACGGCATTGTTTTGAATGCCGGTGCTTTCACCCATACGTCATTAGCCATCGCTGATGCCATTGCGAGTATCTCCAGCCCAGTGGTTGAAGTGCATATTTCAAACGTTCACGCAAGAGAGGCGTGCCGTCATCATACTTTCATGGCCAAAAACTGCCTTGGGGTAATCAGTGGCTTTGGTTTGGAGAGCTATCGCTTAGCTATACAGGGTTTGGCGGTAGCAAAGCGTTAA